From a single Deinococcus detaillensis genomic region:
- a CDS encoding L-lactate dehydrogenase: protein MKVGVVGAGLVGATAAFAMVLRGSCSELLMVDKNEQRAEAEAADIAHAAPMSHAVRVSSGGYEQLSGARVVVLAAGVNQTPGESRLDLLARNAAVFREVVPQVARAAPDAVLLVATNPVDVLTTLTARLLAHSSAQPVIGSGTVLDSARFRSLLAGQSGLDPQNVHGYVIGEHGDSEVLAWSGVSVAGQPLGEFLKGRGILFDDVFRLEIGAAVRGAAAKIIGGKQATYYGIGAALARITEAVLRDRRSVLTVSAAAPGDVAYSLPRVVGGAGVLETLMPKLDAPEQEALERSVAVIREAAAHL, encoded by the coding sequence ATGAAGGTCGGTGTGGTTGGCGCAGGACTCGTCGGAGCGACAGCGGCCTTCGCGATGGTGCTGCGCGGCAGCTGCTCAGAGCTGTTGATGGTGGACAAAAACGAACAGCGCGCCGAGGCTGAGGCCGCTGACATCGCCCACGCCGCGCCGATGTCGCATGCCGTCCGGGTGTCGAGCGGCGGCTACGAACAACTCAGCGGTGCCCGTGTGGTGGTGCTGGCAGCGGGCGTCAACCAGACGCCGGGCGAGTCACGGCTCGATCTGCTGGCCCGTAACGCCGCCGTGTTCCGCGAGGTTGTGCCGCAGGTGGCGCGGGCCGCTCCGGACGCTGTCTTGCTGGTGGCGACCAATCCGGTGGACGTCCTGACGACCCTGACGGCCCGGCTGCTCGCCCACTCGTCCGCGCAGCCAGTGATCGGCTCGGGCACGGTGCTCGACAGCGCCCGCTTCCGCAGCCTGCTGGCCGGGCAATCAGGTCTAGATCCGCAGAACGTTCACGGCTACGTCATCGGTGAGCACGGCGACTCGGAAGTGCTGGCCTGGTCGGGCGTGAGCGTGGCTGGACAACCCCTCGGAGAATTTCTGAAGGGACGCGGCATCCTCTTTGATGACGTGTTCCGCTTGGAAATTGGCGCGGCGGTGCGCGGCGCGGCGGCGAAGATCATTGGAGGCAAGCAGGCGACCTATTACGGCATCGGCGCGGCGCTGGCGCGGATTACCGAGGCGGTGTTGCGTGACCGCCGCAGCGTCTTGACCGTGAGCGCTGCGGCACCGGGCGACGTGGCCTACAGCTTGCCCAGAGTGGTGGGCGGCGCGGGAGTTCTGGAGACCTTGATGCCCAAACTGGACGCGCCAGAGCAAGAAGCGCTTGAGCGCAGCGTAGCGGTGATCCGGGAAGCGGCGGCACACCTCTAA
- a CDS encoding ArsR/SmtB family transcription factor — protein sequence MKQSIHLYKASLFKSLAHPLRLAILDALRDGEKTVTQLQELTGGEQATISQHLTVLRTHHFITFRKEGTLAYYRNEDPEVYIFLDLGRQLYERQLNRYRKEIDAQVVRR from the coding sequence ATGAAACAGAGCATCCACCTCTACAAAGCCAGCCTCTTCAAAAGCCTCGCCCATCCCCTCCGCCTCGCCATCCTCGACGCCCTGCGAGACGGAGAAAAAACCGTCACGCAGCTCCAGGAACTCACCGGCGGCGAACAGGCCACCATCAGTCAACACCTCACCGTCCTCCGCACCCACCATTTCATCACCTTCCGCAAGGAGGGCACCCTCGCCTACTACCGTAACGAGGACCCAGAGGTCTACATCTTCCTCGACCTCGGCCGACAACTCTACGAACGTCAGTTAAACCGCTACCGCAAAGAGATCGACGCGCAGGTGGTCAGGAGATGA
- a CDS encoding SulP family inorganic anion transporter: MSVPARASPSSPFNVLNPLPVWKTEFKGYTRARFLQDLLAGVTVGIVALPLALAFGVTSGAGAAAGLITAIIAGLVASAFGGSRFQITGPTGAMTVVLLPVIAQYGLSQVFVIGLLAGCLLILASLLRLGRAVHLIPWPVITGFTNGIAVIIALQQLPAALGLQSPRGEGILLTSLAVLRTFLGAPQLAPLALTAATAAIMLAWPRVTTRVPGGIIALLTVTGISLALHLDVPRIGVIPAGLPLPHFPTINFTSIPALFSAALAVAVLAGLESLLSAVVADGMTRGARHAPDRELFGQGLANIIAPLFGGIPATGAIARTAVGVRSGGQTRLTGIIHALFLLLVVLLLGRAAALIPLSVLAGILLVTALRMFETHAWQALRRSTRSDFFIMLATLTVTVAFDLILAIEVGLALAGVLFIQQMIRSMHLEKMDVTDDAPSDADLALLRDRVLAYRVEGPLFFGVAGRFLENLTANQEVDVVILRLRRVHHLDASGAHALEGIHQELQAHGVTLLLSGMQPQPLALLTRMALLGALTTNRHHLFETTPQAIEHAWSHVQRRFQEVKA, from the coding sequence ATGAGCGTCCCGGCCCGCGCCTCTCCTTCCTCCCCCTTCAACGTTCTCAACCCCCTGCCGGTCTGGAAAACCGAGTTTAAAGGCTACACCCGCGCCCGCTTCCTGCAAGACCTCCTCGCTGGCGTCACAGTCGGCATCGTCGCCCTGCCTCTCGCCCTCGCGTTTGGCGTGACCAGCGGCGCGGGTGCCGCTGCTGGCCTGATCACCGCCATCATTGCGGGCCTGGTGGCCAGCGCCTTTGGAGGCAGCCGCTTCCAGATCACTGGCCCCACCGGCGCGATGACCGTCGTCCTGCTTCCCGTCATTGCCCAGTACGGACTGTCCCAGGTCTTCGTGATCGGCCTGCTGGCTGGCTGCCTGCTCATCCTTGCCAGCTTGCTGCGCTTGGGCCGGGCCGTTCACCTGATCCCCTGGCCAGTCATCACGGGATTTACCAACGGCATCGCCGTCATCATTGCCCTCCAACAACTCCCGGCTGCCCTGGGCCTGCAATCACCCAGAGGGGAGGGCATTCTGCTGACCTCCCTCGCCGTGCTCCGAACCTTCTTGGGCGCTCCACAACTGGCCCCACTCGCACTCACCGCCGCCACCGCAGCCATCATGCTGGCGTGGCCGCGAGTCACCACCCGTGTCCCAGGCGGCATCATCGCTCTGCTGACCGTCACTGGCATCAGCCTGGCCCTCCACCTTGACGTGCCCCGCATTGGGGTCATTCCCGCTGGCCTGCCGCTGCCCCACTTCCCCACCATCAATTTCACTTCCATTCCCGCGCTGTTCAGTGCCGCTCTCGCGGTGGCCGTCCTCGCGGGACTCGAAAGCCTTCTCTCTGCGGTGGTGGCCGACGGCATGACACGTGGAGCACGCCACGCCCCCGACCGGGAACTCTTCGGTCAGGGGCTGGCCAACATCATTGCGCCCCTCTTCGGCGGCATTCCTGCCACCGGCGCAATTGCCCGCACCGCCGTCGGTGTGCGCAGCGGCGGCCAGACCCGGCTGACCGGCATCATTCACGCGCTGTTCCTGCTGCTGGTGGTCCTCTTGCTGGGACGCGCGGCTGCCCTGATTCCTCTCAGCGTCTTGGCCGGAATCCTGCTGGTCACGGCGCTGCGCATGTTTGAAACCCACGCCTGGCAGGCCCTGCGCCGCTCGACCCGCAGTGACTTCTTCATCATGCTGGCCACGCTCACGGTCACGGTCGCCTTCGACCTGATTCTCGCCATCGAAGTCGGGTTGGCTCTGGCCGGGGTGCTCTTCATCCAACAGATGATCCGCAGCATGCATCTCGAAAAGATGGACGTAACAGACGACGCCCCCAGTGACGCCGACTTGGCGCTGCTGCGTGACCGTGTACTGGCTTACCGCGTGGAAGGTCCCTTGTTCTTCGGCGTGGCTGGCCGCTTCCTGGAGAACTTGACCGCGAATCAGGAGGTGGACGTCGTCATCCTTCGGCTGCGGCGCGTTCATCACCTGGACGCCAGTGGCGCGCATGCCTTGGAAGGCATTCATCAGGAACTGCAGGCGCACGGGGTCACGCTGCTGCTCAGCGGCATGCAGCCCCAACCGCTGGCGCTGCTGACCCGCATGGCGCTGCTGGGGGCGCTCACGACGAACCGGCATCACCTGTTCGAGACGACACCGCAGGCCATTGAACACGCCTGGTCACACGTGCAGCGCCGCTTTCAGGAAGTGAAGGCATGA
- a CDS encoding HAMP domain-containing sensor histidine kinase yields the protein MKLGVRLALLIALIVTGALLAQGFFGFLTFRQTANAALRNDLSTYLAALAHDRAEGDAPTYLPNENGIRARLIRREKVIQEYGGPFPQTATKHGDDDKHSDEWLTQQLAVPDLGAGTLLQASIPLRSYHQGLAAYLATVTLSVVVMSLLGVAAALLVSRSMVRPISDLSRAAERVAQSGQLDERVDAPQEQVEIAGLARSFNTMLQRLSAFRQRETEFVRHASHEFRTPLAALRAQVDANAQGWISDAELIATVDQQVERLTALTGALLLLSRENSAEHEMFDLAEISGALAQQHGAAYCGPAHLLFSGSQALISQVLINLLINVNKYAPAATATVGLSTAAQQIVLSVSDAGPGVPPEVLPRLMEAFYRVPGTRESGSGLGLAIVQRVAEVHGGTVELASTSPHGLTVKLHLPNIQANLKGNAEPPS from the coding sequence ATGAAGTTGGGCGTCCGACTGGCGCTGCTGATCGCTCTGATTGTCACGGGCGCACTGTTGGCTCAGGGCTTTTTCGGTTTCCTGACTTTTCGCCAGACCGCCAATGCGGCCCTGCGCAACGACCTGAGTACCTACCTTGCCGCGCTGGCCCATGACCGCGCTGAGGGAGACGCCCCGACCTACCTGCCCAACGAGAACGGTATCCGCGCCCGCTTGATCCGGCGTGAAAAGGTGATTCAGGAATACGGCGGTCCCTTTCCCCAGACCGCCACCAAGCACGGCGACGACGACAAGCACAGCGACGAGTGGTTGACCCAGCAACTCGCGGTGCCGGATCTGGGAGCAGGCACACTCTTACAGGCCAGTATTCCGCTGCGGTCCTACCATCAGGGCCTGGCCGCTTATCTGGCCACCGTCACGCTGTCGGTGGTGGTGATGTCGCTGCTGGGTGTGGCAGCGGCGCTGCTGGTGAGCCGGAGCATGGTGCGGCCCATCAGTGATCTCTCGCGGGCCGCCGAACGGGTGGCGCAATCCGGACAACTGGATGAACGGGTGGACGCGCCGCAAGAGCAAGTCGAAATCGCCGGACTGGCCCGCAGCTTCAACACCATGCTCCAGCGGCTCTCGGCCTTTCGGCAGCGTGAAACGGAATTCGTGCGCCATGCCTCCCACGAGTTCCGCACGCCACTTGCGGCGCTTCGGGCGCAGGTGGACGCCAACGCCCAAGGCTGGATCAGTGACGCCGAACTGATCGCGACGGTCGACCAGCAAGTCGAGCGGCTCACCGCCCTGACGGGGGCGCTGCTGCTGCTCTCCCGCGAGAACAGTGCCGAGCATGAGATGTTCGACCTGGCCGAGATCAGCGGTGCACTGGCCCAGCAACACGGCGCGGCCTACTGCGGCCCGGCCCACCTGCTGTTTTCCGGAAGTCAAGCGTTGATCAGTCAGGTCCTGATCAATCTATTGATCAACGTCAATAAATACGCGCCCGCAGCGACAGCCACCGTGGGCTTATCCACTGCCGCTCAGCAGATCGTTTTGTCGGTCAGCGACGCTGGCCCCGGTGTGCCGCCGGAAGTGCTGCCCCGCTTGATGGAGGCCTTTTACCGTGTGCCTGGCACCCGTGAGAGCGGGAGTGGCCTGGGCCTGGCCATTGTGCAGCGTGTCGCGGAGGTTCACGGCGGCACGGTGGAGCTGGCGTCCACTTCACCTCATGGCTTAACGGTGAAGCTGCACCTGCCCAATATTCAGGCCAACCTCAAGGGCAACGCAGAACCGCCGAGTTGA
- a CDS encoding response regulator transcription factor, producing MLILLVEDEEAIALPLRRALAAQGYAVNYAADLTQARAALLTLEPDLAVLDVQLPEDESGGFVLAREMRAAGYRGSLLFLTARDSLNDRLEGLDLGGDDYLTKPFHLSELLSRVRALLRRVSEAKTDLLSYGSLSLDLAARQVHWEGRTVTLSLREYDVLERLARAPGRVFSAEELLDVVWGERASDLGVVKVCVHHLRAKLSPEVIQTVQRGYQLGLANLERRP from the coding sequence GTGCTGATCTTGCTGGTGGAGGACGAGGAGGCGATTGCCTTACCGCTGCGGCGGGCGCTGGCCGCACAAGGCTACGCGGTAAATTACGCCGCTGATCTGACCCAGGCGCGGGCCGCCCTGCTGACCCTGGAGCCCGATCTGGCGGTGCTGGATGTGCAACTCCCCGAAGACGAATCCGGCGGTTTTGTGCTGGCCCGTGAGATGCGGGCGGCGGGTTACCGGGGAAGCCTGCTGTTCCTGACGGCCCGCGACAGCCTGAATGACCGCTTGGAGGGACTGGACCTCGGCGGCGACGATTACCTGACCAAGCCGTTTCATCTCTCTGAACTGCTGTCCCGCGTTCGGGCGCTGCTGCGGCGGGTCAGCGAGGCCAAGACCGATCTGCTGAGCTACGGCTCACTGTCGCTCGATCTGGCAGCGCGGCAGGTCCACTGGGAGGGCCGCACCGTCACCCTGAGCCTGCGGGAATACGATGTGCTGGAACGTCTGGCCCGCGCACCGGGGCGGGTCTTTTCGGCAGAGGAGTTGCTGGATGTGGTGTGGGGTGAGCGGGCCAGCGACCTCGGCGTGGTCAAAGTCTGCGTTCACCATCTGCGGGCCAAACTCAGTCCCGAGGTGATCCAGACGGTTCAGCGCGGCTACCAACTGGGCCTGGCGAATCTGGAGCGCCGACCATGA